GGTCGAACAGTTGAAAAACCAGGATCCGATGAATCCTTCAGACGCGACGGAGTTTACCGCACAGCTCGCTCAGTTCAGTTCTCTGGAGCAGTTGTTCAATGTTAATGACAACCTCGAGAGCATGGGGGACACCTCCAGTGAGGTGCAACGCCTTTCCGCTCTGGCCCTGATCGGGACCGATGTGGTGACGACCTCCTCGGAATTTGAATATTCAGGAGATGAAGTCCTGTTCGGTTATGAACTCGATGCACCGGCGACGGAAGGTAGCCTGTATATCCGCAATGCGGCTGGAAGCACTGTCGCCACCTGTTCATTGACTGAATTGAGCAGCGGCCGTCATTTTCTGGGCTGGGATGGAACCGATGACAGTGGGAACCCCCTGCCGGAGGGAACCTATACTTTGGGTGTTTCGGCCTATAACGGTGACGACGCTGTCGCCACAACCGCCATGGTGCGTAGCCGCGTCATCGGTGTCGATTTGGTTGAAGGCGCGGATGTGCTGGTGACAACTGCCGGTGAGTACAGCCTCGCTGAAGTGGAAAGCGTTCGTAATACCCAATCACTTTAACGTTTTAGTTTTCAACATAATAACCGGGCCGGTCCTCGTGTAGGGGGCCCGAGATCAGCCACTGTCTGTGGCGGGTCAAGGGAGGAAAATATGGGAATCCAGAGTTCTTTGTTCAGTGGTGTCAGTGGCTTGAATGCAAACGGTAATGCTCTGACGGTGTTGGGCAACAATATTGCCAACAGTAATACGATCGGTTTTAAATCAAGTCGGACCATTTTCTCCGACTTGCTTTCCGCTGAAGTTGCCGGATCCGGCGGAGCCTCTCAGGTCGGTCGTGGTGCCGGTCTGTCCACGGTTGACAATATTTTCAGCCAGGGGACCTTTGAGACCACAGAATCCAATACCGACCTCGCTATCGAAGGTCCGGGCTTCTTTATGGTCAGCGACCCGGATGAGGCAACCATCTATTACACCCGTGCCGGTGCATTCAATTTTGATGAGACCGGTACTCTGGTGAATCCGGAAGGCTATGCTGTCCAGGGCTATTATCTCAACGATGCTGGTGAGACTGTCGGCGATATTACCGATCTGCAGATTGAAACCCGTTCCTTCTCTCCGGCAAACCCGACATCGAAAATTACCCTGGCGACCAACCTGAATGCCAATTCAACCTATTTGGGAACGCAAGGGGATGGGGTGTCACCTTTTGATGTGACGGATCCCGCTGATACCAGTAACTATGCGTCCTCTGTACGTATTTTTGACTCACTTGGCCGTGAGCATCTGGTAACGACCTATTTTAATAAGCTGGATCCAGATGGAAACCCCGACGGTATTATGCAGTGGGAATCGCATACCGTGGTTTCCGGTGCCGACGTGCAGGACCCGGTGGTCGATGAGTTCGTTGAAGTCGGTCGCAGTATCCTGTCGTTTGATACCGGTGGTCGTCTGGTCAACGTGCTGGATATCGGCTCGACGATTGCTGCTGGGGCATCAACCGATGCTGAGCGTGTTTATGATGCCGATGGAGACCTCTATGAGTCTTCAGCAACCGCTGATCCTGTGACGGGGGATGCCTATCCTTTGACCACCGACGTTGATGTGATTGATCCACAGCCGACCATGAGCACTGTTGCTGGTGGTTTGAGTTGGGTGAATGAAGCGGAACCGACACAACAGATGGCTATCACGTTTGGTGCGACCCAGTATTCCAGTGAGTCCGATGTTATTTCGCAAACACAGGATGGTTACTCAACGGGTACGCTGGTCAGTCTGACCGTTGATAATGATGGCAACATTCTCGGTAACTACTCCAACGGTGAGCCGCGCAAGCTGGCCCGGATTGCCCTGGCTAAATTTTCCAATCCCGTTGGTCTGGATAAGGCCGGTAACAATCTCTATATGGCCACAGACGACTCCGGTTCTGCGATTGTCGGTACGGTCGGCTCAGGTGTTGGCAAGATTTTTACCAACTCCCTGGAGATGTCCAATGTCGATTTGGCCCAGGAATTTGTTAAAATGATCACGACGCAACGCGGTTTTCAGGCGAACTCGAAAATCATCACGACCACGGACGAGTTACTTGGTGAGCTGATCAATTTGAAGCGTTAATTAATTCGGGTCTAGCCGCCTGATTTCATCGGAAAAAAGCCGAAAAAACCTTCCCTGCGTTTTTTCGGCTTTTTTCTTTTTCTTTCATGAAGTCAAGAACAAAAAGGAACTTATCTATTTCATATCCCACCATAACGGTGTAAAATGACCGTTTAATAAACTATAATGCTAAAAATTGGACACGGATGTCCCGCTTGACATTAAAGTGCAGACCAACTGAAGGTTGAACGCTCTATGGATATTTCAACAATATTAGGTGCTGTGGCCGCATTCGGCCTGATGATTGCCGCTATGATGAACGGCGGCTCCATTCTGCTGTTCATCGACCCGGCTTCTTTGATGATTGTCGGCGGAGGGACTATTGGATCGACCCTGATTCACTATCCGTTCAAAGAATTTTTTCGCGCAATTTCCGTCGCCAAAAAGACCCTGTTTCACAAAGAGCAGGCCCCGGGCGAAATTATCGCCCAACTCATCGAATATGCCGGCAAAGCACGTAAGGAAGGGATTCTTTCCTTGCAGTCGGTCATGTCCAAGGTTGAAGATCCCTTTTTTCTTAAAGGACTGCAGATGGCTGTTGATGGCCAGGAACCCGAAGCCTTGCGGGATATGATGGAGCGGGAACTGGAATATGTCCAGGAACGTCATGAGAGTGGTGCGGATATTTTTACCACCATGGCGGCTTATGCTCCGGCCATGGGGATGATCGGTACCCTGATCGGTCTGGTGCAGATGCTGCAGACCATGGACGATCCAGCGTCGATTGGCCCGGCGATGGCGGTTGCGTTGTTGACTACCTTCTATGGTGCCGTTGCGGCTAACGTTCTGTTTACACCGATGGCCGGTAAGCTGAAACATCGCTCGGCAGCAGAAATGCTATGCAAAACGTTGATTGCCGAGGGGATGAATTCGATTCTTGCCGGTGAGAATCCCCGGGTTATGGAGCAACGTCTCCATGCCTTTGTTGCACCGAACCTGCGCGAAAGCAACTTTAAGAAGTAGCGTCGGCATTTTCGAACTGACGACAGTTAACGGAGAGTCTGTTGGCCAAGAAGCCCAAAAAACAATCAGGCGGTGCCCCGGAATGGATGGTCACCTACAGCGATATGGTCACCCTGTTATTGACCTTTTTCGTCCTGTTGTTGTCGATGGCCAATATGGACCAGATCAAATTCAGTCAGGCGGCAGGCTCACTTAAAGGGGCGTTTGGCGTGTTTGGCGGTAAGGACCGGAAGGAGATTTCACCCCCCTCTCTGGTTGAAATCGCTCCGGTTCATGATGATCTGGTCCAGCGTCTTTATACCCGTATCATGACGCAAATGAATCGTTTGCGGATGGACCCCTCGATCAAAGTGGTAAAGGATCGTGGTGCGGTGATCCTGCAAATCAACGATTCGATCCTTTTTGCTCCGGGTTCTTCAACGCTGAAGCCTGAAGCGTTCCCGGTCTTGTCCAAAGTTGCCGAACTTATCCGCCCGCTGCCGCTGTCTGCTCGCATTGAAGGGCACACCGATGACGTTCCTTTTGGCCGTGAAGACATGACCAACTGGGATCTCTCAGTCGATCGCGCAATTTCTGTGCTGAAATATTTCCAGAAGAACGACCTGTTGCCATTGAATCGCATGTCGGCGGTTGGCTATGGATCAGAAAAACCGCTGGTGCCGAATGACTCCCCTGAGAATAGGGCGAAGAATCGCCGGGTTGAATTCGTTTTGGAAAGTTTGGGTGATTATCGTGAGGAGTTACCCTATCTGATTGACGCCAACGAGCAATTGCCGTTTTGACCGGCGTTATGCAAGCGCATGATCCATAACCAGTAATGATCAATCTGTTGATGAAATAAGAAGAAAGGCACTAAGAATTATGGCTGATGAGGATAAGCAGGAAAAAGGCGGTAAAAGCAAAATGATGTTATTCGTCATTCTGGGCGTGGTCGTTTTGCTGATTGCCGTAGGTGTCGCCGCTTATCTGCTTGGCTCGCGTTCTGCACAGCAGGCTCCGGCCGGAGAGGCTGCCCAAGTGGAAGATACGACGACAGCTGAAGGTGTCGGCCCGATGGTGGATATTACTGATTTTATTATTAATATCCTCGATAAAAACGAGACGCGATACCTTAAGGCGGCAATCACTTTGGAGCTGGAGAACGAAGAGACCGTTGCCGAAGTGAATGAGCGTATGCCACAGATTCGTGACTCCATCCTGCTATTGATCGGCAACAAGACGTTTGCCGAACTCAATGATCTTCAAGGAAAACTTCAACTGCGCGCGGAAATTATTGTTCGCCTCAACAAGTTGTTGAAAAAGGGCAAAGTCAAAGGGATCTATTTTACAGAATTTGTAGTCCAATAGGGGGCGTTCTTGGAGCGGATTCTCTCCAAAGAGGAGATTGCCGAGCTTTTATCGGCGGTTAAGGACGGGACGCTTGATGCGGAGCTCGAGAGCAGTGATGAAGACTTCTCTCCGGGACCGCGCACCGTTTCCAGTTTCAGCCTGGTGCAAAGCAAGGGGCAGGGCGCGTTGCGCCTGGCCAACTTTGACATCCTGCTGGATGGATTTGCCCGGAACCTGTCGTTTTCTCTGTCAAATCGCCTGCAGCGTGCCGTCAGTGTGCTCAGAGAGAGCATCTCTTCTCTGGAGTATGAAACCCTGATCCATGAATGCAGCAACCACGAGTTGTATGGCATCATCACCCTTGATCCGCTGAAGAAAAATGGTTTGCTTATTTTTGATGCGAACATCTCGTTTGCCCAGGTAGAGATCATGCTGGGCGGTGTTGCCGAACACGCCGGGGATATTCCCAACCGATCGATGACGTCGATAGAGACCAACATCCTCAAAGATGTCATTCAGGAAAGTTGTTTCGAGCTCAATAAGGCGTTTTCGCCGATTGAGTCCCTTGAATCTGAACTGGTCCGCGTTGAAAGTAACCCGCGGCTGGTGACGATTGTTCCATCTGACACCGAAATGATGGTGGCCTCCTTCCGTGTTAAGATCAATGAAATCAGTGGATTACTCCGACTGGTAATTCCCTATTCTTCTCTGGATCCGATTCGCGAAAAACTTAAAAGTGAACTGGGTGCCAGTAGCCCCGGAGGTCAGTGGCGCAGTCATCTGGCTCAGGAGGTTGAAGATATGGAGGTTGCTCTGTCAGCCAGTCTGGCGCAAATCACACTGAATGTGCGTGAGATTCTGGATCTGCGGGTGGGCGATATCCTGCAGCTAGACTGCTCTGTCGATCAGCCGGTCTCGATCATGGTGGAGGGGAAAAAGAAGTTTTCCGGACTGGCAGGACTTCGCGATGGGAAAAAAGCGGTACGCGTTTTAAAACGTTCAACGAAGAGGAGATAAGCGGATGGAAGAAACCGAGGCAGCAGCCAAGTCGGCCCCGGAAGTGGCAGCGAGTCATGATGAGGATCTGAAGAATCTGGAATTGTTACTGGATATTCCTCTCGATGTGTCTGTTGAAGTTGGACGGACGAAAATTCTCGTGCGTGAGCTGTTGCAGATGGATGAAGGCTATGTCATCGACTTGGGTAAAAATGCCAATGAACCTCTCGATGTCTATGTCAATTCACGACTGATCGCCCGGGGTGAAGTTGTGCTGGTCGATGATAAGCTGGGTCTGCGATTGACCGATGTGATCAGCCCTGCTGAGCGGATTGAAAAACTGGCCTGATGACCGTGAAAATAGCTTTCGCTACATTCGTCTCTCTGGTTTATGCATCCTCTGTTTGGGCTGCCAGCGGCCAGGATCTTGAACTGATACCGATGAGCCTCAAGGTGCTCGCCTCGTTGGCGATTGTGTTGGGGCTCGTTCTGTTTCTTTACGCTGTCATGAAGAGGGGAAATCTGGTCCCCGGTGCAAAAGGCGGCGAAATTCGCATTGTCGAAATTCGTCACCTAGCCCCTAAGAAAACCCTCTATCTGGTTGAAGTCAAAGACAAGACCCTGCTGATTGGTGCAACAGCCGAGCGTTTGGAAGCCTTGGCTCAATGGCCGTCGCAAAGTGCAGAGCCATTTGCTGAGGTACTCAGTGCAACGGAAAAGCAAACCTCAGGAGAAGAGGTATGAAGATAATTCGTCTCTCTCTCTCGGCGTGCTTCGCCCTGCTGGCATCTCCGGCCTGGTCGATTGATTTGCCGACTTTGACCCTCGGTGTGCAGAATGCTGCGACACCCAATGAAGTGTCGATGGCCGTGCAGATTTTGTTGGTGTTGACGATCTTGTCGGTGGCTCCGGCGATTCTGCTAATGACCACGGCATTTGTGCGTGTCGTCATCGTGCTGTCTTTTATTCGTCAGGCCATGGGCACACAGCAGATGCCACCGAATCAGGTGATTGTCGGTCTGTCGTTGTTTCTGACTTTTTTCATCATGGCACCGGTGTACAGCGTGGTGAACGAAAAAGCCGTCCAACCCTATCTTGCCGGTAAAATCGATCAGGCCCAGGCTTTGACCGAAGCCGTTACTCCGGTCCGGGCGTTTATGTATTCCCAGACACGGGAAAAAGATCTGGCCTTGTTGGTTGATATTGCCGGAAATGATCAACCGGACACGATTGAAGATGTGCCGACGACCACACTGATTCCCGCATTTATGCTGTCGGAACTCAATCGGGCCTTTCAGATCGGTTTCATGGTGTATGTGCCGTTTCTGGTCATTGACATGGTCGTGGCATCGGTGTTGATGTCCATGGGGATGATGATGTTGCCACCACCGATCATTTCATTGCCGTTCAAATTGCTGCTGTTTGTGCTTGTTGATGGCTGGGGCCTGGTGGTCGGTTCTCTGGTCAAGAGTTTTTCTTGATTCAGATCTACTGAGCTGACCGAACACGTTTGATTGTTGCCTGCTCTTCAAGGAGATTGTGATGACACCGGAATTTGTAATTGACCTCGGGCGCAATGCCGTCAAAACCGTGTTGTTAATCTCCTCACCCATGTTGTTGTCCGGTCTGATTATCGGTTTGCTGGTGAGTATTTTTCAGGCGGCAACCCAAATCAATGAACAGACCATGACCTTTATCCCTAAAATTGTTGCGGTTCTGGTCTCACTGATTCTGTTTGCACCGTGGATCATCCGTATCATGCTGGCGTTCACAGAGAATGTTTTTCAGGGGATCACCCTGCTCGGGGGATAACGTGCCGTGGAGCTGCTGTTATTCCCGGTCGAAAAACTGCAACTGGCTCTGATCTGTCTGGCGCGTGTTGCTGCGATTCTCGGCAGCATGCCGGTGTTCGGCAGTGGGCAGGTGCCTGCTCGGGCCAAGCTGATTTTGGCCCTGTTCATGACCTTTTTGATTTTTCCCGGTGTTGAGCCACTGCTTCCATCCTACTCGTTTGACCCGCTGCCGCTGATGTTGTTAATCGCCAACGAAGCCCTGCTCGGTATTATGATGGGGTTCATTGCCCGGTTGATTTTTACTGCGGTCGAATTTGGTGGGACGATTGTCGGTTATCAGATGGGATTTGCTGCGGCCAACGTCTATGATCCGCAGAATCAGCGGCAGGTCTCTCTGGTGTCGCAATTCCAAAATGTTTTTGCCATTCTGGTGTTTCTGGCGCTGGATGTTCATCATCTTTTTATTCAGGCGTTGGTTGATTCCTATAGTCAGTTGCCGCCGGGGCTTCTGGATTTTTCATCCGAGGCGGTTCCGTTTATCATGGAATTGACCGGACACATGTTTGTTCTGGCCATCCGCTTCAGCGCGCCGATTCTGGCAGTTTTACTGCTATCGGGGCTGGTGCTGGGGATTCTGGCTCGGGTGTTTCCGCAATTAAATGTTTTTCTGCTGTCGTTTCCGATCAACATCGGGATGGCGTTTATCATTATCGGTCTGACCATGAACATGGTTGTGGCCATGCTCAACCGGGAGTTTTTCTCGCTTCCGGAAACCTTTGAACGCTTGCTGTATTATCTGGGGCAGTGACGATGATCGGCGGTTTTCTGATTGCTGATTGCAGGAGCTTGGATGGCTGAGGAGTCTGGACAGGAACGGACAGAAGACGCCACCAGTAAGCGGCGGGAGGATTTTCGCAAGAAAGGTCAAGTGGCCCAGAGTAAGGAGGTCAACACGGCCGCCTTGCTAAGCCTGTCGCTGCTGCTGTGGTATTTTTACGGTGGCTCCTTTTGGGGCCAGTTGTCATGGCTTGTGGCCCATTTTTGGGAGCAGTCCGGCTCCTTGGCGGTCACGCCCCAATCTGTCGTTCAGATCCTGTTGTTTGTTTTGCAAAAAACCGCCTTACTGTTGTCGCCACTGTTTCTCATGGTTCTGGTCGTCGGTTTCTTTGCCAGTTTTCTCCAGATTGGCTGGTTGTTTACCGGCAAACCCCTGATGCCGGATCTGACCAAGCTGGACCCGATCAAAGGGGCCTCCCGTTTCATCTCCAAACGCTCCCTCGTTGAGCTGGTTAAATCCCTGGCCAAAGTTGCTCTGGTTGGTTACGTCGCCTATAAAACGGTGTACAGCGAGTTTGACAATGCTCTGTATCTCGTGGATATGGATGTCATTGAAACCGTTTATTACGTCGCACGAGTCGCTATGGCTGTTCTGATGAAAAGTTGCGGCATTATGATTCTGCTCGCTCTTCTTGATTTCATGTTTGTCCGCTGGGAGATGGAAGAGAAGATGAAGATGACCAAGCAGGAACAGAAAGAGGAATTCAAGGAAAGCGAGGGCGATCCTCACCTTAAAGCGCGAGTCCGTTCAATTCAGCATCAGATGGCTCGGCGTCGAATGATGTCCGAGGTTCCCAAAGCTGATGTCGTTATTACCAACCCGACCCACCTTTCTGTGGCGTTGCAATACGTCCAGGGCGAAATGGATGCGCCGATCATTATCGCCAAAGGGGCGGACAACCTTGCCATGAAAATTCGCGAAATCGCCAAAGAAAATGACGTTCCTTTGGTTGAAAATGTCGATGTGGCACGAGCTTTGTATAAAGTAGAGGTTGGGGAAGTGGTTCCCGAGCAAATGTTTCAGGCCGTGGCGGAAATCCTGGCTTATGTGTACAGCCTCAAACGCAAATCATGACAGTTTTTTGTCAAAAGCCATCCGTGGCTTTTTGTCCGCCCGGTTTAGAAAAAAGCAATTTTCAAAACCTCACAAAATGACCGGGTGTCAACACCTCCATCATTTTGTTCGCCTGTCCAAGGGCCCGCGAGTCTTTTTTACATAAGGCTCTTTAGACAAAACATGTGATCAAATAATTCATGCTTGAAGCTCTCGCTGAAAATAAGTGGTTTCGTCTGATTGTCCGCAGTGACATCATGGTCTCGCTCGGCCTGGTGATGGTGTTGATGCTGATGATCATTCCGCTGCCGCCGGTTCTGCTCGATATTTTTCTGTCGTTGAATATTACGCTGGCGTTGCTGATATTGATCATCAGCTTGTACACGGCGAAGTCTGTCGAGTTTGCCGTCTTCCCGGCTGTACTCCTTGCAACAACCCTGTTCCGGCTGTCCCTCAATGTTGCCTCAACGCGTCTGATTCTTCTTCATGGCGAAGAGGGGCCGAGTGCTGCCGGTTCCGTCATCATGTCGTTCGGCCAGTTTGTTGTCGGTGGTAACTACGTGGTCGGACTGGTTATTTTCATTATTCTTGTGTTGATTAACTTCATGGTTATCACCAAGGGTGCCGGGCGTGTCGCTGAAGTTGCCGCACGTTTTACTCTGGATGCCATGCCCGGTAAGCAGATGGCCATTGACGCCGATTTGAATGCCGGTCTGATTAATGACCAGGAGGCAAAACAGCGTCGCGCCGATATTGCCAATGAAGCGGATTTTTACGGCGCCATGGACGGTGCCAGTAAATTCGTTCGCGGCGATGCCATTGCCGGTATCATCATCACACTGATCAATATCGGTGCCGGCTTTGTCATTGGTGTTGTCCAAAAAGGGATGCCGGCGATGGAAGCCGCGCAGAATTACACCATCCTTACGGTCGGTGATGGCCTTGTTGGTCAGGTCCCCGCGCTGATTATTTCTACGGCTGCCGGTATTCTCGTGACCCGTACTGCAGGAACAGGAGATTTCGGTAGCGACCTCAAAGCTCAGTTCAGTGTTCATCCCCAGGCGGTGTGGGTTGTTTCCGCCATTCTCCTCGCTTTCGCTCTGATTCCCGGTTTGCCGTTTGCACCTTTTCTCACTTTATCGGTGATTCTGGCGTTTCTCGCCCATCAATTGCAGAAAATGCAGGCGGAAGAAGAAATGGCCTCTGAAGCGGTTAGTCTGGAACAGGCGCGACCGGAAGCCCGAGAGCGCGAGGATAACTATGATGAAATGCTCAATGTCGATCTGCTTGAGTTGGAAGTTGGCTACGGCTTGATCCCCTTTGTTGACGCGGCTCAGGATGGAGAATTGCTTGAACGAATCCGTTCGATCCGCAAGCAGTTTGCGCTCGACTCCGGTTTTATTGTGCCGCCGGTTCATATCAAAGACAATCTCCAGCTCAAGCCCAACGAATACAACTTTATGCTCAAAGGGGTCAAAGTTGCCGCTGCTGAGATGCTGCCCGGCCACTACATGGCAATGAATCCGGGCATGGCCACAGAGACCATTAAGGGGGTTGCCACGGAAGAGCCGGCCTTTGGTTTGCCTGCCACCTGGATCTCCGAAGATAAAAAAGAACGTGCCCAGATCGCCGGCTACACCGTGGTGGATTGTACGACGGTTATGGCCACGCATATCAGTGAGATTATCAAACGGTATGCCTATGAACTTTTAGGTCGCCAAGAGGTACAGAACTTGCTTGATAATCTCAAGAAGAGTTATCCCAAACTCGTCGAGGATCTGTTTCCCGATCCGTTGAGCCTTGGCCTGATTATGCGGGTTCTGCAGAATCTGTTACGTGAAGATGTGTCGATCCGCGATTTACGCACCATTCTCGAGACCTTGGCGGATTATGCTGTTCCGGGATCAGACCCCGATTACCTGACTGAACATGTTCGCAGTGCGCTGGCCCGCTCTATCAGCGGCCGCTACGCTCAAGGCGATGATGTTCTGGCGGTGATGACTCTGGATCGCAAAATTGAGGAAGGGATTCAGCAATCGTTGCAGAAAACCGATAAGGGAATCGGTTACCTGGCCATGGAACCGCGACAGGCTCAAACGATTCTTGATGCACTGGCGCAACAGATTCAGCAGTTCAGTGGAGGCATGACTCCAGTGCTGCTTTGTTCGCCAACGATTCGTCCTCATGTCAAAAAACTGACTGAGCGATACCTTCCGAACCTTGTCGTGATCTCCCATAATGAGATTGCTTCGCATTTAAAAGTTCGCTCTATTGGAATGGTGAAAGTCGATGCAGGTTAGGGTTTTCGAATCAGAAGACATGGACTCGGCTCTGCGCATGATTAAAGAGGCGCTGGGACCGGATGCGTTGATCCTGTCGTCACGAACGGTGCGCAAAGGCGGCATGGGCCTGTTTGGCAAGCCGATGCTCGAAGTAACCGCCGCTGTGGACCCGAATGCCGAATTGCCGGAAGAAGAGCTGAGTCGTGGTGCGCATTTAGATATCAGTACCGGTAGTGGCGATGAGCTGAATTACCAGGATCTGTGGGCATCAAAAGAACGTGTTGCAATGCGGGAGGAAAAGCCGCGACGTTTTGAAGAGGCACTGCCCAATCCCTATCGCCATCTGGCATCAGCGCAGTCCGATAACGAAACCTCTCCCCGTTCTCTGGATTCATTGCGCAATGAAGTTGGCGAGCTTAAAAACCTGGTTAGCTCTCTCGTCAAAGACCTTCCCGAACAATTCGAGAAAATCAATCGTCAGAAACCCCAGCCGGTCATTGCTCCGGCGGTGCAACGATTTTCCACCATGTCCACGGCGGACCAGCAAATTCATGATGGTTTGACCCGGCTGGGGATCGAAGCGGAAGCCGCGTCGACCATTGCGCATTATGCGTCCAGCCAGCTGACAACCAAGCAAATTGCCGACCCTGCGGTTTTAAATGCCTTTTTTGCCAAAACCATCGCCGAATTGGTACAGACAACCGGTTCGATCTTGCCACAGCCGGGTGAATCCAAGCGGATTGCCCTGATCGGCCCTACCGGGGTCGGTAAAACAACGACAATTGCCAAACTGGCAGCGTCTCATCTTCTCGCTGGAGGTAAGCGGGTTGCTCTGGTGACTATCGATACGTACCGCATTGCGGCGGTAGAACAGCTCAAAGTCTATGGTGAGATCATGAATTTGCCGGTGGAAGTGGTGATGAACGCCGAGCAATTA
This is a stretch of genomic DNA from uncultured Desulfuromonas sp.. It encodes these proteins:
- the flhF gene encoding flagellar biosynthesis protein FlhF, translated to MQVRVFESEDMDSALRMIKEALGPDALILSSRTVRKGGMGLFGKPMLEVTAAVDPNAELPEEELSRGAHLDISTGSGDELNYQDLWASKERVAMREEKPRRFEEALPNPYRHLASAQSDNETSPRSLDSLRNEVGELKNLVSSLVKDLPEQFEKINRQKPQPVIAPAVQRFSTMSTADQQIHDGLTRLGIEAEAASTIAHYASSQLTTKQIADPAVLNAFFAKTIAELVQTTGSILPQPGESKRIALIGPTGVGKTTTIAKLAASHLLAGGKRVALVTIDTYRIAAVEQLKVYGEIMNLPVEVVMNAEQLHDVLVRHSNKDLILIDTAGRSPKDSVSLQELEEFLNVDPDLEAHLVLSATTRERDLYEIYGRFSALFPQSLLLTKLDECDSLGVLLNIHLRNNCPISYLANGQRVPEDLVLATSELVSSMILESSEG
- the flhB gene encoding flagellar biosynthesis protein FlhB, whose protein sequence is MAEESGQERTEDATSKRREDFRKKGQVAQSKEVNTAALLSLSLLLWYFYGGSFWGQLSWLVAHFWEQSGSLAVTPQSVVQILLFVLQKTALLLSPLFLMVLVVGFFASFLQIGWLFTGKPLMPDLTKLDPIKGASRFISKRSLVELVKSLAKVALVGYVAYKTVYSEFDNALYLVDMDVIETVYYVARVAMAVLMKSCGIMILLALLDFMFVRWEMEEKMKMTKQEQKEEFKESEGDPHLKARVRSIQHQMARRRMMSEVPKADVVITNPTHLSVALQYVQGEMDAPIIIAKGADNLAMKIREIAKENDVPLVENVDVARALYKVEVGEVVPEQMFQAVAEILAYVYSLKRKS
- the flhA gene encoding flagellar biosynthesis protein FlhA, with translation MLEALAENKWFRLIVRSDIMVSLGLVMVLMLMIIPLPPVLLDIFLSLNITLALLILIISLYTAKSVEFAVFPAVLLATTLFRLSLNVASTRLILLHGEEGPSAAGSVIMSFGQFVVGGNYVVGLVIFIILVLINFMVITKGAGRVAEVAARFTLDAMPGKQMAIDADLNAGLINDQEAKQRRADIANEADFYGAMDGASKFVRGDAIAGIIITLINIGAGFVIGVVQKGMPAMEAAQNYTILTVGDGLVGQVPALIISTAAGILVTRTAGTGDFGSDLKAQFSVHPQAVWVVSAILLAFALIPGLPFAPFLTLSVILAFLAHQLQKMQAEEEMASEAVSLEQARPEAREREDNYDEMLNVDLLELEVGYGLIPFVDAAQDGELLERIRSIRKQFALDSGFIVPPVHIKDNLQLKPNEYNFMLKGVKVAAAEMLPGHYMAMNPGMATETIKGVATEEPAFGLPATWISEDKKERAQIAGYTVVDCTTVMATHISEIIKRYAYELLGRQEVQNLLDNLKKSYPKLVEDLFPDPLSLGLIMRVLQNLLREDVSIRDLRTILETLADYAVPGSDPDYLTEHVRSALARSISGRYAQGDDVLAVMTLDRKIEEGIQQSLQKTDKGIGYLAMEPRQAQTILDALAQQIQQFSGGMTPVLLCSPTIRPHVKKLTERYLPNLVVISHNEIASHLKVRSIGMVKVDAG